The Mycolicibacterium lutetiense genome window below encodes:
- a CDS encoding DUF6602 domain-containing protein — protein MIHKHHEWLTDVNESIVRDYEREQEMARTKGRTQETGHVVESLWDGVLTEWLPPQYEVDKRKYILLENEDGTSLPKETDILVYHPHYPEKLRKKNYILASGLAAAFSVRRTVGRKDIEDAYKEGIALRRGMKLREATLQAHLIPPVFFGLLGESHDWKAPGSKPKENVKAITDEFDRDLVKAPREGLDLLCVADLGTWGRTTAVLPEKFMRGPVWSEEFRSAFSGSAEAQSLVLSGMKHDYEQTNLSPLTNFVGSLWNMLALNDPTLKPLAAGFRITKTVETTGGLNMGSGPYKLADLVPPKIANGYRNGEPWSY, from the coding sequence ATGATCCACAAGCATCACGAGTGGCTTACCGACGTGAATGAGTCCATCGTCAGGGATTACGAGCGTGAGCAAGAGATGGCCCGTACTAAGGGGCGCACCCAGGAGACCGGGCATGTCGTCGAGTCACTCTGGGACGGTGTGCTCACCGAGTGGCTGCCGCCGCAATACGAGGTCGATAAGCGGAAGTACATCTTACTCGAAAACGAAGATGGTACGTCGCTCCCGAAGGAAACAGACATCCTCGTTTACCACCCTCACTATCCGGAGAAGCTACGCAAGAAAAACTATATTCTTGCCTCTGGCTTGGCTGCCGCTTTCAGCGTGAGGCGAACGGTCGGCAGAAAAGACATCGAGGATGCGTACAAAGAGGGCATTGCCCTCCGGCGCGGCATGAAGTTACGTGAAGCGACTCTCCAGGCCCACTTGATCCCGCCGGTCTTCTTCGGACTGCTCGGTGAATCTCACGATTGGAAGGCTCCGGGCAGCAAGCCGAAGGAAAACGTCAAAGCCATAACGGATGAGTTCGACCGAGACCTGGTTAAGGCGCCCCGTGAAGGACTCGATCTGTTATGTGTCGCAGATCTGGGGACATGGGGCCGAACAACTGCGGTGTTGCCTGAAAAGTTCATGAGGGGGCCCGTGTGGTCGGAAGAATTCAGGTCAGCCTTCAGTGGCAGCGCTGAAGCCCAATCGCTTGTTCTTTCCGGTATGAAGCATGACTATGAACAAACGAATCTGTCACCTCTGACTAATTTCGTTGGTTCATTGTGGAATATGCTGGCTCTTAATGACCCCACTCTGAAACCGCTCGCAGCCGGTTTCCGCATCACGAAGACTGTGGAGACTACCGGCGGCCTCAATATGGGGTCGGGGCCATACAAACTTGCCGACTTGGTTCCTCCGAAGATCGCAAATGGATACCGGAACGGAGAGCCCTGGTCCTACTGA
- a CDS encoding ApeA N-terminal domain 1-containing protein, producing the protein MSSNNFPVQTTSSLGQFWLPNLGDLRVTGMLEVDGTEVRLDVSPELTPRFSIEATGSSGSTMKMRDDPDDMVVLGSIPLRPSKITLWDSYTTRRRSFLGRPNTGPSMQRLAATWCIVGEHLPDPDLPLQGIRPDVTNLAEWAAIPALSTTVHLDDRLKLDWHMDLRNKSLDAELVDDAGYVTLGPSVTHRPPGIRGFHVKATSQLEFELFNGWSITDVGVRVLNPLADLMTLISGKPCSIRSLDVWAGKWCSVHGYRIDPSAPEAAGELLFTRMDVGLEFLPRWLEVHRRTTPVPQILAAVIRNEFPTVESDALSLATAVEALHRTLHPDARRFSTEQIGASLSAVGSSNIPPEIAESFSSALRNYWHECSYPQRVAALAGPVVQAVPACIGRLGRWKKEVVDQRIALAHGLGQNGLGGERLRQMLALNQSLHWMLTLRLLIEAGVQDSVLASATEQSERFSNQRDNWNSEWPRIFAG; encoded by the coding sequence ATGTCCAGTAACAATTTTCCCGTGCAGACAACGAGTTCCCTTGGTCAGTTCTGGTTACCAAACCTCGGTGATTTACGTGTAACCGGAATGCTTGAGGTGGACGGTACCGAAGTCCGCCTTGACGTGAGCCCCGAACTAACACCACGGTTTTCGATAGAGGCGACCGGGTCTAGCGGGTCAACAATGAAGATGCGTGACGATCCTGACGACATGGTCGTCTTGGGATCCATCCCACTACGACCGAGCAAGATCACTTTGTGGGACTCGTACACAACCCGTCGCAGGTCCTTCCTTGGCAGGCCTAACACCGGCCCCTCCATGCAAAGGCTTGCGGCCACGTGGTGCATCGTCGGCGAACACCTGCCCGATCCTGATCTCCCGTTGCAGGGAATCCGCCCTGATGTCACGAACCTCGCCGAATGGGCCGCTATCCCCGCGCTTTCAACAACTGTCCATCTCGATGATCGGCTGAAGCTCGACTGGCACATGGATCTGCGAAACAAATCTCTCGACGCCGAACTCGTCGACGACGCAGGTTATGTCACGCTTGGTCCTTCCGTGACGCACCGACCCCCTGGCATTCGAGGCTTCCATGTCAAGGCAACCAGCCAATTGGAGTTCGAACTCTTCAACGGCTGGAGCATTACCGACGTGGGGGTGCGTGTCCTGAACCCGCTCGCCGACCTCATGACCCTGATCTCGGGCAAACCGTGCTCCATAAGGTCGCTAGACGTTTGGGCAGGCAAATGGTGTTCGGTGCATGGCTACCGCATCGACCCTTCTGCCCCTGAGGCGGCGGGTGAGCTACTTTTCACGCGGATGGACGTGGGCCTCGAGTTTCTTCCTCGATGGCTCGAGGTGCATCGTCGCACCACGCCGGTGCCGCAAATTCTCGCCGCCGTGATCCGCAACGAGTTCCCGACAGTTGAATCCGATGCGCTATCCCTGGCCACTGCCGTCGAGGCTCTCCACCGGACGCTCCATCCCGATGCTCGCCGGTTCAGCACTGAACAGATCGGCGCATCGCTGTCGGCGGTAGGCTCGTCAAACATACCTCCTGAGATCGCCGAGAGCTTCTCATCGGCGCTACGGAACTACTGGCACGAGTGCAGCTACCCACAGCGGGTGGCGGCGCTGGCCGGCCCGGTTGTCCAAGCTGTTCCAGCCTGTATTGGACGTCTAGGACGGTGGAAAAAAGAAGTTGTCGATCAGCGCATCGCCTTAGCCCACGGACTCGGGCAGAACGGCCTCGGTGGCGAAAGGCTCCGCCAGATGCTCGCCCTCAACCAGTCGCTGCATTGGATGCTGACGCTTCGTCTGTTGATCGAAGCTGGGGTGCAGGATTCTGTGCTCGCATCAGCGACCGAACAGTCGGAACGGTTCAGCAACCAGCGTGATAACTGGAACTCCGAATGGCCACGGATCTTCGCAGGATGA